From a region of the Chitinophaga caseinilytica genome:
- a CDS encoding biopolymer transporter ExbD, with protein MTPMVDLGFLLITFFMLTTTMSKPKTMDLIMPKDTEKQEEQNKVKESTALTILLGKKDQVYYYEGLAQDPNASSNPDFFKATTFANTNGIRDVIIKKRDEVARLRNSKGEPEDVVVIIKADDGSTYKNFVDLLDEMAINRIQRYATVDISDQDKQWIKSTEASNGIQ; from the coding sequence ATGACTCCGATGGTGGATCTCGGGTTTCTCCTGATCACCTTCTTCATGCTTACCACGACCATGTCTAAGCCCAAGACCATGGACCTGATCATGCCCAAAGACACGGAGAAGCAGGAAGAGCAGAACAAGGTGAAAGAATCCACCGCTCTTACCATCCTGTTGGGTAAAAAAGACCAGGTTTACTACTACGAAGGGTTGGCACAGGATCCGAATGCCTCCAGCAACCCGGACTTCTTCAAAGCAACCACCTTCGCCAACACCAACGGCATCCGCGACGTCATCATCAAAAAACGTGACGAAGTGGCCCGCCTGCGGAACAGCAAGGGAGAGCCTGAAGACGTGGTTGTCATCATCAAAGCTGACGATGGCTCTACGTACAAGAACTTTGTCGATTTATTGGATGAAATGGCCATCAACCGTATCCAGCGTTATGCTACGGTGGATATCAGCGACCAGGACAAGCAATGGATCAAATCTACTGAAGCCAGCAACGGCATCCAGTAG
- a CDS encoding biopolymer transporter ExbD, translating to MPRKSTLIDMTAMCDVAFLLLTFFMLATKFKPDEPVAVVTPSSINTQLLPDADVILLTVDKDGRVFFSMDGQPKRRQLIEDLNTNFKLGLDEKDIRNFMIGSSVGTDFKNLKQVLNLTADQRKHGNVEKGIPMDSTNNELAIWIEYARAAQGNNNKLKYCIKADNETPYPVIKRVLDTFKEKKIQKLNLVTNLEAKPAGSAAALYEEQNQDKAH from the coding sequence ATGCCAAGGAAAAGCACCCTCATCGACATGACTGCGATGTGCGACGTGGCTTTCCTGCTGCTGACCTTCTTCATGCTCGCCACCAAATTTAAGCCGGACGAACCGGTTGCGGTGGTGACTCCCTCCTCCATCAACACCCAGCTGCTGCCGGACGCGGACGTGATCCTGCTGACAGTGGACAAAGACGGAAGAGTGTTTTTCAGCATGGACGGTCAGCCCAAGAGAAGACAACTCATCGAAGATCTGAATACCAACTTCAAGCTTGGCTTGGACGAGAAAGATATCCGGAACTTCATGATCGGCTCCAGCGTAGGTACGGATTTCAAAAACCTGAAACAGGTATTGAACCTCACGGCCGACCAGCGCAAGCACGGTAATGTTGAGAAAGGCATCCCCATGGATTCCACCAACAACGAGCTGGCGATCTGGATCGAGTATGCCCGTGCTGCGCAAGGGAACAACAACAAGCTGAAGTATTGCATCAAGGCCGACAACGAGACGCCCTACCCCGTGATCAAACGGGTGCTGGACACCTTCAAGGAAAAGAAAATCCAGAAACTGAACCTGGTGACCAACCTTGAGGCCAAACCGGCAGGCTCCGCGGCTGCGCTGTACGAAGAGCAAAATCAGGATAAAGCCCACTAA
- a CDS encoding zinc-dependent metalloprotease: MQLQRTFAAAVAGVLCTALLMPSATHAQRRKKDEKTPAAASPAKDTTARPTGPQRPSGPPKPQPKKFTEVINANAVADSGLFNIYKQEDRFFAEIPDALLGRDILVVSRLSKSAAGLRSQMMGFAGDQINESVIRFEKGPNHRIFLKNISFSERSKDSTQPMFVAVMNSNVQPIVASFDVKAYSKSGKGSVVDLTDYINSDNDVLFFDNSVKSALKLGAPQGDKSYIDDVRAYPENLEIKTVKTYTKQGSSPMPGMPPMGGGFATVELNSSLVLLPAVPMEPRYFDPRVGFFATGLTDYDADPQGVKRLSMITRWRLEPKAEDMEKFRRGELVEPKKPIIFYIDPATPEKWRKYLIMGVNDWQAAFEQAGFKNAISARMAPTRAEDSTWSLEDARYSAIVYKPSDVPNASGPHVHDPRSGEILESHINWYHNVMSLLRNWYMIQAAPNDERARKMEFDDQLMGELIRFVSSHEVGHTLGLRHNFGSSSTYPVEKLRDKNWVKEHGHAASIMDYARFNYVAQPGDGISGADLYPRINYYDKWAIEWGYKAIPGTNADTEKATLNKWVINRLQDKRYWFGTEMNPDDPRSQNEDLGDNAMKASEYGIKNLQRILPNLMAWTRTENEGYSNLGTMYQELLGQFGRYNGHVAKNIAGIYETPKTVEQSGVVYEPVAKATQQEALKFLQAQLFTTPNWLLDKEILARVGGNAPTLILSQQERVLARLLSTNTFVKLLNNEAVNPAAYKAIDYATDLKKGIFSEIYTGKSVDIYRRNLQKSYIAQLSKLVKEPEASQNPMMGRSPNPMTSDAASIARAQLTALRGEVRTAAAGAPDAMTRFHLQDLAERIGQALNPKS; the protein is encoded by the coding sequence ATGCAACTACAGCGCACCTTTGCCGCTGCCGTAGCCGGCGTATTGTGCACAGCCCTGCTGATGCCGTCCGCCACTCACGCCCAGCGCAGGAAGAAAGATGAAAAAACTCCTGCCGCCGCGTCCCCGGCCAAAGACACGACCGCCCGGCCCACCGGCCCCCAAAGGCCCTCCGGCCCGCCCAAACCGCAACCCAAGAAGTTCACCGAAGTCATCAACGCCAACGCCGTAGCTGACTCCGGCCTGTTTAACATCTATAAACAGGAAGACCGCTTCTTCGCCGAAATCCCCGATGCCCTCCTCGGCAGAGACATCCTCGTGGTAAGCCGCCTCTCCAAATCCGCCGCCGGCCTCCGCTCCCAGATGATGGGCTTCGCCGGCGACCAGATCAACGAATCCGTTATCCGCTTCGAAAAAGGCCCTAACCACCGCATCTTCTTAAAGAACATCTCCTTCTCGGAACGTTCCAAAGACTCCACACAGCCCATGTTCGTGGCCGTGATGAACTCCAACGTTCAGCCTATCGTTGCTTCGTTCGACGTGAAAGCGTATTCCAAAAGCGGCAAAGGCTCCGTAGTTGATCTCACCGATTACATCAACAGTGACAATGACGTACTTTTCTTCGACAACAGCGTGAAGAGCGCACTGAAACTCGGCGCTCCCCAGGGCGACAAGTCCTACATCGACGACGTCCGCGCGTACCCCGAGAACCTCGAGATCAAAACGGTAAAAACCTATACCAAGCAAGGCTCTTCCCCGATGCCGGGCATGCCCCCGATGGGCGGCGGCTTTGCAACCGTTGAGCTGAACAGCTCGCTGGTGCTGCTTCCTGCCGTGCCCATGGAACCCCGCTACTTCGACCCCCGCGTAGGTTTCTTCGCCACCGGTCTCACCGACTACGATGCTGATCCGCAAGGCGTGAAAAGACTGTCAATGATCACCCGCTGGCGCCTCGAGCCCAAGGCGGAAGACATGGAAAAATTCCGTCGCGGCGAACTGGTGGAGCCCAAAAAGCCCATCATTTTCTACATCGACCCCGCTACCCCGGAAAAATGGCGTAAATACCTCATCATGGGTGTGAACGATTGGCAGGCCGCCTTCGAGCAGGCCGGCTTCAAAAACGCCATTTCTGCCCGCATGGCCCCCACCCGCGCAGAAGACTCCACCTGGAGCCTCGAAGACGCGCGCTACAGCGCCATCGTGTACAAGCCTTCCGACGTGCCCAACGCCTCCGGCCCGCACGTACACGATCCCCGCTCCGGCGAGATCCTGGAAAGCCACATCAACTGGTACCACAACGTAATGAGCCTGCTCCGCAACTGGTACATGATCCAGGCCGCGCCCAACGACGAGCGCGCCCGTAAAATGGAATTCGACGACCAGCTGATGGGCGAGCTCATCCGCTTCGTATCCAGCCACGAAGTTGGCCACACCCTCGGCCTCCGTCACAACTTCGGCTCCAGCTCTACCTACCCCGTGGAAAAGCTCCGCGATAAAAACTGGGTGAAAGAGCACGGCCACGCCGCTTCCATCATGGACTACGCCCGCTTCAACTACGTGGCGCAGCCCGGTGACGGCATTTCCGGCGCCGACCTGTATCCCCGCATCAACTATTACGACAAATGGGCCATCGAATGGGGTTACAAAGCCATTCCCGGTACCAATGCCGATACGGAGAAAGCGACCCTCAACAAATGGGTGATCAACCGCCTGCAGGACAAACGTTACTGGTTCGGTACCGAAATGAACCCCGACGATCCGCGCAGCCAGAACGAAGACCTTGGCGATAACGCCATGAAAGCCAGCGAATACGGTATCAAGAACCTCCAGCGCATCCTGCCTAATCTCATGGCCTGGACCCGCACCGAAAACGAAGGCTATTCCAACCTGGGCACCATGTACCAGGAACTCCTGGGCCAGTTCGGCCGCTACAACGGCCACGTCGCCAAAAACATCGCCGGTATCTACGAAACACCGAAAACCGTTGAACAATCAGGCGTAGTTTACGAGCCCGTTGCCAAAGCCACCCAGCAGGAAGCCCTGAAATTCCTCCAGGCCCAGCTGTTCACCACCCCGAACTGGCTGCTCGACAAGGAAATCCTGGCCCGCGTTGGCGGCAACGCGCCCACCCTCATCCTCAGCCAGCAGGAACGCGTGCTTGCCCGTCTGCTCAGCACCAACACCTTTGTGAAGCTGCTGAACAACGAAGCCGTGAACCCCGCTGCCTACAAAGCGATCGACTACGCTACCGACCTGAAAAAAGGCATCTTCTCCGAGATTTACACCGGCAAGTCTGTAGACATCTACCGTCGTAACCTCCAGAAATCCTACATCGCGCAGCTGTCTAAGCTGGTGAAGGAGCCTGAGGCTTCCCAGAACCCGATGATGGGCCGTAGCCCCAACCCCATGACATCCGACGCGGCCAGCATTGCCCGCGCACAACTGACCGCGCTCCGCGGCGAAGTGCGCACGGCAGCGGCAGGAGCGCCCGACGCCATGACCCGCTTCCACCTGCAGGACCTCGCCGAGCGCATCGGCCAGGCCCTGAACCCGAAGTCCTGA
- a CDS encoding MotA/TolQ/ExbB proton channel family protein — MTAAAAKTTSHQAKKSSNLFAILAVPICIAIGYIFYIFVLGNPANFQGGNPDNHPVESGIGKWFGTVHKGGAIVPILISTLLICVTFVIERFLYLAKAKGKFSGSELVRKVQYHLANKNVDAALAECDKQKGSVGNVLKAGLKKYKEMISNTELDTDQKILTIKNEIEETTALELPMMEKNLVFLSTIASVATLLGLFGTVLGMIKAFSAMSSSGAPDSSALALGISEALINTALGIGTSAIAIIMYNYFTTNIDSITYAIDESGFTLTQSFAANHK, encoded by the coding sequence GTGACTGCAGCTGCTGCCAAAACGACTTCTCATCAAGCCAAAAAATCGTCCAATTTATTTGCGATCCTGGCTGTACCCATCTGTATCGCCATCGGTTACATCTTTTACATTTTCGTATTAGGTAATCCTGCCAACTTCCAGGGTGGCAATCCTGACAACCATCCCGTAGAATCTGGTATTGGCAAATGGTTTGGTACCGTGCACAAAGGTGGCGCCATCGTTCCCATCCTGATCTCTACCCTGTTGATCTGCGTAACTTTCGTAATCGAGCGTTTCCTGTACCTGGCTAAAGCAAAGGGCAAATTCAGCGGTTCCGAACTGGTTCGTAAAGTTCAGTATCACCTGGCTAACAAGAATGTGGACGCTGCACTGGCTGAGTGCGACAAACAGAAAGGTTCCGTAGGCAACGTGCTGAAAGCCGGTCTGAAAAAGTACAAGGAAATGATCAGCAACACTGAGCTGGACACAGATCAGAAGATCCTGACCATCAAAAACGAAATCGAAGAAACTACCGCGCTGGAACTGCCGATGATGGAAAAGAACCTCGTGTTCCTGTCCACTATCGCTTCCGTAGCTACCCTGCTGGGTCTGTTCGGTACCGTACTCGGGATGATCAAGGCGTTCTCCGCAATGTCTTCCAGCGGTGCTCCTGACTCCTCCGCACTGGCACTTGGTATCTCTGAGGCCCTCATTAACACGGCCCTGGGTATCGGTACCTCCGCTATCGCGATCATCATGTATAACTACTTCACTACCAATATCGACAGCATCACCTACGCTATCGACGAATCTGGCTTTACTTTGACACAGTCTTTCGCTGCCAACCACAAATAA